Genomic DNA from Lutibacter sp. A80:
TCCTTGGCAACCAAATGGAAGAAAAATGGTAGCGTATGGTATGTCAGAGGCTGAAGCAAATGATGTGGTTGCTTTCTTTAAATGGATTGGAGAAATTGACTTAAATGGATTTGGTAAAGTAGTAGGTGTAGATAGAAAAATATCACCGATTGCTAAAGAAAGAATGGAAAACACTAATCAATAACTTTAAAATAAATTTAAAATGAAATATAAATCACAAAAAGTAGCTTATTGGTTCTTTGCACTTTCAATGCTATTATTAGTTTTACAAATAACCTATGGTTTTATTATGGGTTTTGCTCGAATAGGCTTTGATAATTTACATGAATTTATTCCTTTTAATACCGCTAGAGCAGTTCATACAAATTTATTAGTTGTTTGGTTACTTTCTGGTTTTATGGGAGCTGCTTATTATATAATTCCTGAAGAGGCACAACGCGAATTGGTAAATGTAAAATTGGCATATGTTCAATTAATTAGTTTGGCTGTTGTTGGTGTAATTTCAATAGTTGGTTTTCACTTTAATATGTGGGAAGGACGTAAATTTTTAGAAATTCCGCGACCATTAGATTATTTAGTTGTACTAAATGTACTTTTGTTTTTAGGTCTAATTTTAATTACCTTATTCAAAGGTAAAAAACAAACTACCACTGCATTGGTGCTTTCAATGGGGCTGTTATTTGCAGCATTATTGTATTTACCTGGAATGCTACCATTTGATAGCCAAGTTACCGATTCATTTTTCCGTTGGTGGGTAGTTCACTTATGGGTAGAAGGTGTTTGGGAATTAATTATGGGTGGTATTTTATCATTCTTGTTAATTAAACTAACTGGTGTAGATAGAGAAGTTATCGAAAAATGGTTATATGTAATTGTAGGGTTAACATTTTTATCTGGAGTGTTGGGTACAGGACACCACTACTATTATATTGGTGTAAATAAAATTTGGTTGCTTGTAGGAGGTATTTTCTCAGCATTAGAGCCTTTAGCATTTTTAGCAATGGCATTATTTGCTGTAAATATGTACAGAAAAGGGGAGAAAAAACATCCAAATAAATTAGCCTTATATTGGACTTTAGGTGCTGCAATTGTTTCTTTTGTAGGAGCAGGTTTGTTAGGCTTTGCGCATACATTACCACAAACTAATTTATATACACATGGTACTTTGGTTACTGCAATGCACGCACATTTAGCTTTTTGGGGAGCATATGCAATGATTGTTTTAGCAATTATTAGTTACAGTTTACCAAATATGACCGGTAGAAAATTTTATGATAGTGCAACAGGAAGAATGGCTTTTTGGTTATCTAATATTGGTATGATTGGTATGACAGTAGCTTTTGGTGTTGCAGGTGTGGCACAAGTTTATTTAGAACGAAAGTTTGGAATGGATTTTATGGAAGTTCAAAAAGAAATTAGTATTCATTTTGTAATATTAATTTTATGTGCAAG
This window encodes:
- a CDS encoding cbb3-type cytochrome c oxidase subunit I, yielding MKYKSQKVAYWFFALSMLLLVLQITYGFIMGFARIGFDNLHEFIPFNTARAVHTNLLVVWLLSGFMGAAYYIIPEEAQRELVNVKLAYVQLISLAVVGVISIVGFHFNMWEGRKFLEIPRPLDYLVVLNVLLFLGLILITLFKGKKQTTTALVLSMGLLFAALLYLPGMLPFDSQVTDSFFRWWVVHLWVEGVWELIMGGILSFLLIKLTGVDREVIEKWLYVIVGLTFLSGVLGTGHHYYYIGVNKIWLLVGGIFSALEPLAFLAMALFAVNMYRKGEKKHPNKLALYWTLGAAIVSFVGAGLLGFAHTLPQTNLYTHGTLVTAMHAHLAFWGAYAMIVLAIISYSLPNMTGRKFYDSATGRMAFWLSNIGMIGMTVAFGVAGVAQVYLERKFGMDFMEVQKEISIHFVILILCASMFATGIVMYIVDFYKHGTPTDEALEIIE